Part of the Imperialibacter roseus genome, GTGATTGGGGTCGGCTGGCTCACTTTCGTTGAGTTGGGCCTGACATTTACCACACACCAGGATGCTATTGTCGAGGGTTTCGTTCTCGCCAGGTGATACGAGATAGACAGAGAGGTTTTCTGTGGCTTGGCAAAGCTCACACTTTGATTCACTTCTTGCTTCGAGTTCAGATGCTACGCTCATGGCATTGGTTTAAGAGAGCGCAAAAATAAGGATTTTAAACGGAAGGAGGTAGCCGTGTTGATAACTGCAATTTCAATAAGAACCGTCACCTCGAGTCCCGAAGGAGAACCGACGTAGAAAGGGTCTCCCTTGAGGAAAACAGAGTCGGATCGAGGTGACGTTACTTAATATTGATTGGTTCGTTAATGATGGTGCCCACCCGGCCCATGCACATGGCCGTGAGCCAGTTCGTCTTTGCTTGCATCACGCACGTCGAGCACCTCTACTGAAAAGTTGAGTTCAACTCCTGCCAGGGCATGGTTGCCATCGATGGTAATGCCATCCATTTCCACTTTGGTGACAGTCACCACCTGCTGACCGTTTTTAGTGCCTGCATTGAACTGCATGCCTACTTCCACCTTTTGGTCACCAAAGGCTGTACGGGGCATTTTCTGGATCATTCGTTCATCACGAACGCCATAGCCTTTCTCCGGGCTCACTTTAATTTCTACTTTGTCTCCTTTTACTTTTCCATCCAGGCCTTCTTCCATTCCAGGAATCAGATTGCCAATGCCGTGAATGTATAGTAAGGGCTGATCGCCAACGCTTGAGTCAAGCGTGGTGCCTTCGTTGTCTTTCAGTGTGTAGTGGATGGAAACCACTTTTTCTTTGCCGATTTTCATTCGTTAACTTCAATTTGTGAATTAATAAAAGGTGAAAGGTAGGAAAAAAGTTTACATGAGGGCTTTTTTGAGGAGAGACTAGTTGGTGACAACTGACGCTTGATGAGCGAGAACCACTTAGTATTTATTCAGCGAATCGTAATAGTTGACGAGGGCAACCAGCCCTTCCCGGTTCTTTTTGAGCTTATTTTTTTTCGAGAAGCGAAGAAGCTCCTCATGATGACCGGGGAGCAGATTGATAAACTTCTTAAGTTTTCTGACTTCGCTCATGCCAGCATTTTCAGTTGTAAAGTAAAAGCGTTGCTCAAAGTCCTCTGCAAGAAATTTGAACCCCGCCGGAGTGCTTTCAGCTGCACTCAGATAGCTACTCCCGACAGGTACATAAATTGGCATCCTATGATTTGAACTTGCGGCATCATGCATGATACCAGGGTCCGGTTTGTAGATTTCCTTTGCGAGCAACTCATTCTGACCTCGTCTCAGTAATTCGAAAAAACCGAATCTGGTTACTCCTTTGAACTCAAATGCTTCGGAAACGAGTACCAGCTTTTCGATATGTATTTCGCTTGCGCCACTGGTGGGGCGAATCTCAAACACTTCATCGGCGCTCTTTATTTCTATTGCATCGTTGAGCTTATGATACCTCATCATCAATGTGTCTGAAGTAAGGTCGTTGCCAATCAGAATTACTCCTTTTTTGAACTGATCATCGGGGTAATATAAACCAGCAAAGTGTTGCTGGGGCTTCCCAATTGCCTTGTAGTAGGTGATATGACTTCTGTAGTCGACGATCTCTCGGTTCTGCACATCTTTGGATTGAGCGAGAACGGTGCAACTAACGCAGATAAAAATTCCGATCAAATGGGCTTTCATGGCAAGATTCTTAAAACTTCGTTGCGGAAGGTCAATATATTCTCTCTCGTATGGAACTAGAATCTATCACAGTGAGGCGGTTTGTAAAACCATGGCTAGACTCAATTAACTTAAGCAATATTTTGGCTGGGTCTTCTGGCAAGAATTCATTTAGCCGAAAATAAACCACACCATTTTTTGGTTTGTGGCCATGTTTGAAAACCAACTCGCCGTAGTCGCTATCGTGGGTGAGAATAGTTCTTTGCTCTAGTATCGCCAAAGTCATTACCCGATGGTCGTCGATTCCTGGAGAGGATTTGGCAATCCATTCGATGTCAACCCCCTTCGAGCGAAGGAATTTTACGCTTGGCCCGGGAAAATTTTCATTGGCTAAGAATTTCACTACAGGCCTAGGATCTAATTTCTACCAGTAATCCATCTTTGACGCAATCATTCAAGTAGGCGAACACTGCCTGTAAATCTTCTTTACTTAAGTGCGGATAGCTTTCCAATAGCATGTGCTCAGTCCACCCGTTTGCCAGCCGATCAAGAACGAACTCCACAGAAATGCGGGTACCCTTGATGGTGGGTTTGCCAAGTAAGATATTCTTATCAGAAACGATTCGATCTTGCCAGTTCATAGTTAAAGATACATAAAAGTTGGAATATTGGTTTCAGATAGGGAGTTGGAGATGTTTTCAAAAAGCTTGGTAGTAGTTGTGTCCTTCACAGAAAGTTGTTCCCTAGTGGGCAAAGGCCCTTGTGAGACCCTCTCATCAGTTGCTAAATCGATTTGCGATTGGAATTACCTTAAATTTGAATTCAACCGGTTGAAATGACTTTTCTTCAAAGGTTTGAAATAATTTCAAAAAGTCTTCCAAGTATAAGTTCTTTTCCGGATCCTCTCAGGGTTTTTCAGGATGGGGTATGGTACTCTACCCGGAGACTGTCTAGTACAAAGAGACAGATTGCGCCACAGTTTTACAATGTAAATGACAGTTAGAGAAAAGCGGCGTTATACCGACACTTTTTCCCCTCTGATAGACTAATTGCTAGTTACGGTTATCTGGAGTGTGTCGGGGCTTGTAGCTGTGAAAACCCCTTTTGCGTTGATTAAATTGGTTTGCGGCGCATTCAGGTTTTGAGAACTTGTGCTGTTGTTTTCGTACAATGCGGCATATTCCGGATTCAGGTGAAATATGATGATATTATGGCGACCGGTATACTGAAACTGCTGGGAATTAATTTGATAGGCATCACTTTGAATAGGTTCGTTTCTGAAAACTCTGGAAGGAGGCTCTTCTCCGCCAAAATCGTTAATAGCAGTAGGGTTGTCGTCGATATTCTCCACCACCACAAGGTAGTACG contains:
- a CDS encoding FKBP-type peptidyl-prolyl cis-trans isomerase: MKIGKEKVVSIHYTLKDNEGTTLDSSVGDQPLLYIHGIGNLIPGMEEGLDGKVKGDKVEIKVSPEKGYGVRDERMIQKMPRTAFGDQKVEVGMQFNAGTKNGQQVVTVTKVEMDGITIDGNHALAGVELNFSVEVLDVRDASKDELAHGHVHGPGGHHH
- a CDS encoding DUF5615 family PIN-like protein — translated: MKFLANENFPGPSVKFLRSKGVDIEWIAKSSPGIDDHRVMTLAILEQRTILTHDSDYGELVFKHGHKPKNGVVYFRLNEFLPEDPAKILLKLIESSHGFTNRLTVIDSSSIRERIY
- a CDS encoding DUF433 domain-containing protein gives rise to the protein MNWQDRIVSDKNILLGKPTIKGTRISVEFVLDRLANGWTEHMLLESYPHLSKEDLQAVFAYLNDCVKDGLLVEIRS